A portion of the Meleagris gallopavo isolate NT-WF06-2002-E0010 breed Aviagen turkey brand Nicholas breeding stock chromosome 16, Turkey_5.1, whole genome shotgun sequence genome contains these proteins:
- the B9D1 gene encoding B9 domain-containing protein 1, whose amino-acid sequence QGASLTATSFAGPQIVVSVYGPDFFGNDVVRGYGAVHVPFTPGRHKRTIAMFVPESTSKLQKFTSWFTGRRPEFTDPKVVARGEGREVTRVRSQGFVTISFNVVTKDMKKLGYDVSPSDMQNPSLVPATEKIHKY is encoded by the exons CAAGGAGCCTCTCTCACAGCCACGTCTTTTGCAGGGCCGCAGATTGTAGTGAGCGTCTACGGACCTGATTTCTTTGGAAATGATGTGGTCAGAGGTTATGGAGCCGTTCACGTTCCCTTCACGCCGGGAAG GCATAAAAGAACCATTGCTATGTTTGTTCCAGAGTCCACATCCAAGCTGCAGAAGTTTACAAG ttgGTTCACAGGGAGGCGTCCAGAATTTACTGATCCAAAAGTGGTAGCAcggggagaaggaagagaag TAACAAGGGTACGATCTCAAGGCTTTGTCACCATTTCCTTCAACGTCGTGACTAAAGATATGAAGAAGCTGGGCTATGATGTGAGCCCAAGCGACATGCAGAACCCCTCTCTGGTGCCTGCTACAGAAAAGATTCATAAGTATTGA
- the PRPSAP2 gene encoding phosphoribosyl pyrophosphate synthase-associated protein 2, whose product MFCVPSTETGAIMNITKGGLVLFSANSNSSCMELSKRIAERLGVEMGKVQVYQEPNRETRVQIQESVRGKDVFIIQTVSKDVNTTIMELLIMVYACKTSCAKSIIGVIPYFPYSKQCKMRKRGSIVSKLLASMMCKAGLTHLITMDLHQKEIQGFFNIPVDNLRASPFLLQYIQEEIPDYRNAVIVAKSPASAKRAQSFAERLRLGIAVIHGEAQDAESDMVDGRHSPPTAKNVAAIHPSLEIPMLIPKEKPPITVVGDVGGRIAIIVDDIIDDVDSFLAAAETLKERGAYKIFVMATHGLLSSDAPRLIEESAIDEVVVTNTIPHEIQKLQCPKIKTVDISMILSEAIRRIHNGESMSYLFRNIGLDD is encoded by the exons ATGTTTTGTGTGCCATCAACTGAAACTGGGGCCATCATGAATATAACGAAAGGTGGACTCGTGCTGTTTTCAGCTAATTCCAATTCTTCATGCATGGAACTATCAAAGAGAATTGCTGA gCGATTAGGAGTTGAAATGGGGAAGGTTCAGGTTTATCAAGAACCAAACAGAG AAACAAGAGTACAAATTCAGGAGTCTGTGAGAGGAAAGGATGTGTTTATCATCCAGACAGTTTCAAA GGATGTGAATACTACCATCATGGAACTCCTGATCATGGTGTATGCCTGTAAAACATCCTGTGCCAAAAGCATTATTGGAGTGATTCCTTACTTCCCCTACAGCAAACAGTGCAAGATGAGAAAAAGGGGCTCCATTGTTTCTAAATTACTGGCTTCAATGATGTGCAAAGCTG gacTAACTCACCTTATTACCATGGATTTACATCAGAAGGAAATACAGGGCTTCTTCAATATTCCAGTTGATAACTTGAGAGCATCTCCATTTTTACTACAGTACATCCAAGAAGAG ATACCAGACTACAGGAATGCTGTAATTGTGGCCAAATCACCTGCGTCTGCAAAGAG GGCTCAATCATTTGCTGAACGTTTACGGTTGGGAATTGCAGTGATTCATGGGGAAGCTCAGGATGCTGAGTCTGACATGGTAGATGGTCGACATTCACCACCCACAGCCAAAAACGTAGCTGCTATTCATCCCAGTTTGGAGATACCCA TGCTGATTCCCAAGGAAAAACCACCCATCACAGTTGTTGGAGATGTAGGAGGAAGAATAGCTATCATCGTG GATGACATTATAGATGATGTTGACAGCTTTCTTGCTGCAGCAGAGACCCTCAAGGAGAGGGGGGCTTACAAGATCTTCGTAATGGCCACACATGGCCTGCTGTCTTCAGATGCTCCCAGGCTGATAGAAGAATCTGCAATTGATGAA GTGGTTGTTACAAACACGATTCCACATGAAATCCAGAAACTGCAGTGCCCTAAAATCAAGACGGTGGATATCAGCATGATCCTCTCAGAAGCCATTCGCAGGATCCACAATGGGGAGTCAATGTCGTACCTTTTCAGAAATATTGGACTGGATGATTAA